One genomic region from Terriglobus aquaticus encodes:
- a CDS encoding MerR family transcriptional regulator, whose amino-acid sequence MATRRKKSGAYMISAVAEMYEIHPQTLRLYEREGLLRPSRSEGNTRLYTEGDLERLEFILNLARDLGVNIAGIAIILQMRERMEQMNTEMQGFVDYVRTEMLTRMQQAQQPSAGLVPLQRPVLAARDVQSRSRSEANAGREAPTLLGKTNAKKR is encoded by the coding sequence ATGGCTACACGCAGAAAGAAAAGCGGAGCGTACATGATTTCAGCGGTCGCTGAAATGTATGAAATTCATCCGCAGACTTTGCGTCTATACGAGCGCGAGGGTTTGCTGCGGCCGTCGCGCAGTGAAGGCAATACGCGCCTCTATACCGAGGGCGACCTGGAGCGGCTGGAGTTCATTCTGAACCTGGCACGCGACCTGGGCGTAAACATTGCCGGCATTGCCATCATTCTGCAGATGCGGGAACGCATGGAACAGATGAACACCGAGATGCAGGGCTTTGTGGATTATGTACGGACGGAGATGCTGACGCGCATGCAACAGGCGCAGCAGCCAAGCGCCGGGCTGGTGCCGCTGCAGCGGCCGGTGCTGGCAGCGCGGGACGTGCAGAGCCGCAGCCGGTCGGAAGCGAACGCGGGGCGTGAAGCTCCCACACTGCTGGGCAAGACGAACGCGAAAAAGCGATGA
- a CDS encoding glycosyltransferase has product MTPWVSTSVLGLAYVGSVTSAIYAALVVAAAHRFGRRRQQGQMRAATFFPRLSVLKPLHGAEPGLEENLRSFFTQDYPGGYELLFCARHAGDAGLAIARSVAAEFPGSNVRFLTCGEPQFPNPKMYSLAVMAQAADADILVTSDADARIAPDHLQRLAQELKDPEVDLAFSLYLGRAQTPETYLYLDALGKSVEMNAGVLVADMLAGTDFSLGVTVIQRREVFELVGGFDELGSYWAEDFVLGHRLAEQGRGVRISTEVIELVVTAASASQSFLNQLRWAQSTRRSRPLGHLGTGLTFAMPFGLLGMCVELAHGRLWAAFAFLLFAVVQRAALAWSVLRALGSATAFRDACVYPVRDVYGFVIWLASFLPASTRYHGTSFRIMPDGRLQAESVSR; this is encoded by the coding sequence ATGACACCGTGGGTTTCGACCTCGGTGCTTGGCCTGGCCTATGTTGGTAGCGTCACCTCCGCGATCTATGCGGCGCTGGTGGTGGCTGCGGCGCACCGCTTCGGACGGCGACGGCAACAAGGGCAGATGCGGGCGGCGACGTTTTTTCCGCGGCTGAGTGTGTTGAAGCCGCTGCATGGAGCGGAGCCGGGCCTCGAAGAGAACCTGCGCAGCTTTTTCACGCAGGACTACCCGGGCGGATATGAGCTGCTGTTTTGCGCGCGGCACGCCGGCGATGCCGGACTGGCGATTGCACGGAGCGTGGCGGCGGAGTTCCCTGGCAGCAACGTGCGCTTTCTGACGTGTGGCGAGCCGCAGTTTCCGAATCCCAAGATGTACTCGCTGGCGGTGATGGCGCAGGCGGCGGATGCGGACATCCTGGTGACGAGCGATGCGGATGCGCGGATTGCGCCGGATCATCTGCAGCGGCTGGCCCAGGAGTTGAAGGACCCGGAGGTGGACCTGGCGTTCAGCCTGTATCTGGGCCGGGCGCAGACGCCGGAGACCTACCTGTACCTGGATGCGCTGGGCAAGTCGGTGGAGATGAACGCTGGCGTGCTGGTGGCCGACATGCTGGCGGGCACGGATTTTTCGCTGGGCGTGACGGTGATCCAGAGGCGCGAGGTGTTTGAGCTCGTGGGCGGGTTTGACGAGTTGGGCAGTTACTGGGCTGAGGACTTTGTGCTGGGGCACCGGCTGGCGGAGCAGGGCCGCGGTGTGCGGATCAGCACGGAGGTGATCGAACTGGTGGTGACTGCCGCAAGTGCGTCGCAGAGCTTTCTTAACCAGTTGCGGTGGGCACAGAGCACGCGGAGGTCGCGGCCGCTGGGGCACCTGGGAACGGGGCTGACGTTTGCCATGCCGTTTGGGCTGCTGGGCATGTGCGTGGAGCTGGCGCATGGGAGGCTGTGGGCTGCCTTTGCTTTTCTGCTGTTTGCAGTGGTGCAGCGGGCGGCGCTGGCGTGGAGCGTGTTGCGGGCGCTGGGGTCGGCTACGGCTTTTCGCGATGCGTGTGTGTACCCGGTGCGCGACGTGTACGGCTTTGTGATCTGGTTGGCGAGCTTTTTGCCGGCGAGCACGCGGTATCACGGGACGTCGTTCCGGATTATGCCGGATGGGCGGCTGCAGGCCGAGTCGGTTTCGCGGTAA
- the mnmA gene encoding tRNA 2-thiouridine(34) synthase MnmA — MPETIAVAMSGGVDSSTVAALLKREGHNLIGLTLQLWDQRRLAGHEGMPEAVQGRCCSIDDVYDARRVAEQLGIPYYVVNHQRRFEQDVVQPFVNEYLNGRTPIPCTLCNNHLKFDQLLTTARQIGATKVATGHYARVEFDETADNHCGRWLLKRPADTAKDQSYFLFGLTQDQLAHSLFPLGGMVKPDVRALAESENLRVAHKPDSQEICFIPGGDYKTFLAAYLDEQGREMPATAGDLVTPDGEVLGSHDGIHHFTVGQKKGVQQRLHSHHATPFYVLGIEPAKNRVVIGEESLLHQRSATADRLNWISIAELREPMRVLAKIRHRHEPAPAIIRPLGDSQVQIEFDEPQRAVTPGQAALFFDGENVVGGGWLR; from the coding sequence ATGCCAGAAACCATCGCCGTAGCCATGTCCGGCGGCGTCGACTCCTCCACCGTCGCCGCTCTGCTCAAGCGCGAAGGCCACAACCTAATCGGCCTCACCCTCCAGCTCTGGGACCAGCGCCGCCTCGCCGGCCACGAAGGCATGCCGGAGGCCGTGCAGGGCCGCTGCTGCTCCATCGACGACGTCTACGACGCTCGCCGCGTCGCCGAACAGCTCGGCATTCCGTACTACGTTGTGAACCATCAGCGCCGCTTCGAGCAGGACGTCGTCCAGCCGTTCGTAAACGAATACCTGAACGGCCGCACGCCCATCCCGTGCACCCTCTGCAACAACCACCTCAAGTTCGACCAGCTCCTGACCACCGCCCGCCAGATCGGCGCGACCAAGGTCGCCACCGGCCACTACGCACGCGTCGAGTTCGACGAAACCGCCGACAACCACTGCGGCCGCTGGCTGCTGAAGCGCCCAGCCGACACGGCAAAAGACCAAAGCTACTTCCTCTTCGGCCTCACGCAGGACCAGCTCGCGCACTCGCTCTTTCCGCTCGGCGGCATGGTTAAGCCCGACGTCCGCGCGCTCGCCGAGTCCGAAAACCTGCGAGTCGCCCACAAGCCCGACTCGCAGGAAATCTGCTTCATCCCGGGCGGCGACTACAAAACCTTCCTCGCCGCGTACCTCGACGAGCAGGGCCGCGAGATGCCAGCGACCGCTGGCGATCTGGTCACGCCCGACGGGGAAGTCCTCGGCTCGCACGACGGCATCCACCACTTCACCGTGGGCCAGAAAAAGGGCGTCCAGCAGCGCCTGCACTCGCACCACGCGACGCCGTTCTACGTGCTCGGCATCGAACCCGCAAAGAATCGCGTCGTCATCGGCGAAGAATCGCTGCTGCACCAGCGCTCCGCGACCGCCGATCGCCTGAACTGGATCAGCATCGCCGAACTGCGCGAGCCCATGCGCGTGCTCGCCAAGATCCGTCACCGCCACGAACCCGCGCCCGCAATCATCCGTCCACTTGGCGATTCGCAGGTGCAGATCGAGTTCGACGAGCCGCAGCGTGCCGTCACGCCCGGCCAGGCGGCGCTCTTCTTCGACGGCGAGAACGTAGTCGGCGGCGGTTGGCTCCGCTAG
- a CDS encoding SDR family NAD(P)-dependent oxidoreductase: MIFRAIQYGGNAVCRYGKYKLRKHAAESTLALGIVGAAVAVTSAMIAAHRRRAMLGKIVVITGGSRGLGLQLAEVFGKAGAHLVLASRNQDELNEAVGRLHQCGAIRNSGTALTVVCDVTKPEDCKRLIDQAIDRYGRVDVLINCAGIIDVAPFQDQPLEAFEQSMQINFFGALHTIQAVLPHMQQARSGSIVNIGSIGGKIGVPHLLPYVASKYALTGFTQGLRAELSGTGINVTLISPGLMRTGSHVNARFGGNSQAEYQWFALGATLPGASISATSAARKIYNATVDGTAEITITPQAKLAALINGVAPSFASNTAGLMNRALLPKPNGNTKTVPGGDLEQPTFGPLRKWSDSLQHKGNENPA, encoded by the coding sequence ATGATTTTCCGGGCGATTCAGTATGGCGGCAACGCGGTTTGCCGGTACGGCAAATACAAGTTGCGCAAACACGCGGCAGAAAGCACGCTCGCGTTGGGCATCGTTGGCGCGGCGGTCGCGGTCACCTCGGCCATGATCGCGGCTCACCGTCGCCGCGCCATGCTGGGCAAAATCGTCGTCATCACCGGCGGCAGCCGCGGTCTCGGCCTCCAGCTCGCCGAGGTCTTCGGCAAGGCCGGAGCACATCTCGTCCTCGCCTCCCGCAATCAGGACGAGTTGAACGAGGCAGTGGGCCGCCTTCATCAGTGCGGAGCCATCCGCAACAGCGGCACCGCGCTCACCGTCGTCTGCGACGTCACCAAACCCGAAGACTGCAAACGCCTGATCGATCAGGCCATCGATCGCTACGGCCGCGTCGACGTCCTCATCAACTGCGCGGGCATCATTGACGTCGCGCCGTTCCAGGACCAGCCGCTCGAAGCCTTCGAGCAGTCCATGCAGATCAACTTCTTCGGCGCGCTCCACACCATTCAGGCTGTCCTGCCCCACATGCAACAGGCTCGCTCCGGCTCCATCGTCAACATCGGCTCCATCGGCGGCAAAATCGGCGTTCCGCACCTTCTGCCCTACGTCGCCAGCAAGTACGCCCTCACCGGCTTTACCCAGGGTCTGCGCGCTGAATTGAGCGGCACGGGCATCAACGTCACCCTCATTTCACCCGGCCTTATGCGCACCGGGTCGCACGTCAACGCACGGTTCGGCGGCAACTCCCAGGCCGAGTACCAATGGTTCGCCCTCGGAGCCACGCTGCCCGGCGCTTCCATCTCCGCCACCTCCGCCGCGCGCAAGATCTACAACGCCACGGTCGACGGCACCGCCGAGATCACCATCACGCCGCAAGCCAAGCTCGCCGCCCTCATCAACGGCGTAGCCCCCTCCTTTGCCTCCAACACCGCCGGCCTCATGAACCGCGCTCTACTCCCCAAGCCCAACGGCAACACGAAAACCGTCCCCGGCGGAGACCTCGAACAACCCACCTTCGGCCCCCTCCGCAAATGGAGCGACAGCCTCCAGCACAAAGGCAACGAGAACCCCGCTTAG
- a CDS encoding ArnT family glycosyltransferase, protein MSEERPNRRRGSIAFLVLLWLLTQAVTILRQPLLDDVDSTHSEAAREMLLRHDFVTLYVDGVRYLDKPPLPYWLAAGSMAIFGQHDWAIRIPLALAMLVLILYVYRIGARLYGERAGFYAGCAMATAIGPFVYTRFFIPDVMLALWITVAFDMTLRMTEESERGRRASVAHAAVFALVCTAAVLTKGLIGVVFPLALLVGFLLFTGRLRLLLRMHPALGTLLFLVTAVPWHWLAVVQNAASGESKGFFWFYFINDQVNRYLNTRIPRDYDKVPLLLFYGLLFVWVLPWGVFLWHAAAERVRGWRAGNHNLRTPGVLLAWWTVLIVGFFTFSTRQEYYTLPAIPALALLTGAALARRDGEQRRQWAYSALAVSGVLLGVLCLAVAAVSHPPAHEELWQTLQKHPEDYALSFGHLFDFTESAFGFFRLPLLLMGVSLLVPTVAAWWLKRNGRSYAANVALALGMCAVLCTIHVGLEYFYPILGSKPLALALEKELRPGDRIVIDGQYSNNGGVNFYTHQPVWMLNGRTDTLWYGSLYADAPNRFETTTSLLAAWKSPQRVFFITHSAVRTDRWLALFGGKRIVENGGKFVLLNHD, encoded by the coding sequence ATGAGCGAAGAACGACCGAATCGGAGGCGCGGGTCCATCGCGTTTCTGGTACTGCTCTGGCTCTTGACGCAGGCGGTTACGATTCTGAGACAGCCGCTGCTGGACGATGTGGACTCGACCCACTCCGAGGCCGCGCGCGAGATGCTGCTGCGCCACGATTTTGTGACGCTGTACGTGGACGGCGTCCGCTACCTGGACAAGCCTCCCCTGCCCTACTGGCTGGCGGCAGGGTCGATGGCGATCTTTGGCCAGCATGATTGGGCGATCCGCATTCCGCTGGCGCTGGCGATGCTGGTGCTGATCCTGTACGTGTACCGCATTGGAGCGCGGCTGTATGGCGAGCGTGCAGGCTTCTACGCGGGATGCGCGATGGCGACGGCAATCGGGCCGTTTGTGTACACGCGCTTTTTCATTCCGGACGTGATGCTGGCGCTGTGGATCACGGTGGCGTTTGACATGACGCTACGCATGACCGAAGAGTCGGAGCGCGGGCGCCGGGCGAGCGTGGCGCATGCAGCCGTGTTTGCGCTGGTGTGTACGGCCGCGGTCCTGACCAAGGGCCTGATCGGTGTGGTGTTCCCACTGGCTTTGCTGGTGGGATTTTTGCTGTTTACGGGGCGCCTGCGGTTGTTGCTGCGGATGCATCCGGCGCTGGGCACGCTGCTGTTCCTGGTGACGGCGGTGCCGTGGCACTGGCTGGCCGTTGTGCAGAATGCGGCGAGTGGTGAGTCAAAGGGCTTCTTCTGGTTCTACTTCATCAACGACCAGGTGAACCGGTACCTGAACACGCGCATTCCGCGGGACTACGATAAGGTGCCGCTGCTCTTGTTCTACGGACTGCTGTTTGTGTGGGTGCTGCCGTGGGGCGTGTTCCTGTGGCACGCGGCGGCGGAGCGGGTGCGCGGATGGCGTGCCGGCAACCACAACCTGCGGACGCCCGGCGTGCTGCTGGCGTGGTGGACGGTGCTGATCGTCGGCTTCTTTACGTTCAGCACGCGGCAGGAGTACTACACGCTGCCGGCGATTCCGGCACTGGCGCTGCTGACGGGCGCGGCGCTGGCACGGCGGGATGGCGAACAGCGAAGGCAGTGGGCGTACAGCGCATTAGCGGTGAGTGGCGTGCTGCTGGGTGTGCTGTGCCTGGCGGTGGCGGCTGTGTCGCACCCGCCGGCGCATGAGGAGCTGTGGCAGACGCTGCAGAAGCATCCGGAGGACTACGCGCTTTCGTTCGGACACCTGTTCGACTTTACGGAGAGCGCGTTCGGGTTCTTTCGGCTGCCGCTGTTGCTGATGGGCGTGAGCCTGCTGGTGCCGACGGTGGCGGCGTGGTGGCTGAAGCGCAACGGGCGATCGTACGCTGCGAACGTTGCGCTGGCGCTGGGGATGTGCGCGGTCTTGTGCACCATCCATGTGGGGCTGGAGTACTTCTATCCGATCCTGGGATCGAAGCCGCTGGCGCTGGCGTTGGAGAAGGAGCTACGGCCGGGCGATCGCATTGTGATCGATGGGCAGTACTCGAACAACGGCGGCGTGAACTTCTACACGCATCAACCGGTGTGGATGTTGAACGGGCGCACGGACACGCTGTGGTACGGGTCGCTGTATGCGGACGCGCCGAACCGGTTTGAGACGACGACGAGTCTGCTGGCGGCGTGGAAGAGTCCGCAGCGAGTGTTCTTCATCACGCACTCCGCGGTGCGAACGGACCGGTGGCTGGCACTGTTTGGCGGCAAACGAATTGTGGAGAATGGCGGCAAGTTCGTCCTGCTGAATCACGACTAG
- a CDS encoding ArnT family glycosyltransferase → MSTATAPVLEPPASPGTAPASTARARSLLALVGIWLVLHLGCLFAPGLLDDVDSVYIEVAREMNLRHDYVTPYIDGIRFFDKPPLLYWMAAGSMRLFGAHDWAARLPLSLCVLGLFFAVYALGKRLFGERGGFYAALAMATSLGPYLFTRFYIPDILNALWMTLGVHLFLIALDRVRDGRSTVAPTVWFSIVMALNLLTKGLIGVVFPIGFVVLYALCTRQLSALRRMHPVLNAAVFCAVALPWHILAALRNPAIPMPAGTGLPARAGWFWFYVINEHFLRFQGKRIPHDYGQVPIPIFWSMFVLWLMPWSIVLPAALSQSFRIWQHRTSETFLRKQSTLTLVLWSGMVLGFFTLSSRQEYYSLPALPALALMAGGVLAAASADARIRRSILLWTQYLLLPLCLLIAVVCGTLGILSHPPAPGTDISEVLSTSSLEQYQVSLGHLHDLTTRAMGFFRAPLLWVAVGMLIVGPAAWWLRRRSQHHLANLTMSAGMVVVLLCVHSGLARFYPILGSREIAQEVNQVLQPNDRLMVDGELVLGSSMLFYTQHPMLLVNGRVNGPWFGSFWPDAPPIFATEADLHRAWTGPERIFLLTYEKGRAADLGRLGPTRVFAASGGKLVLTNR, encoded by the coding sequence GTGTCCACCGCAACTGCACCCGTTCTCGAACCACCCGCTTCGCCGGGCACCGCACCGGCATCCACCGCGCGCGCACGATCCCTTCTGGCCCTCGTCGGCATCTGGCTTGTCCTCCACCTCGGCTGCCTCTTTGCCCCGGGCCTGCTCGACGACGTCGATTCCGTCTACATCGAAGTCGCGCGCGAGATGAACCTCCGCCACGACTACGTCACGCCCTACATCGACGGCATCCGCTTCTTTGACAAGCCGCCCCTCCTCTACTGGATGGCCGCCGGCTCCATGCGCCTCTTCGGCGCCCACGATTGGGCCGCTCGCCTCCCGCTCTCGCTCTGCGTCCTCGGCCTCTTCTTCGCCGTCTACGCCCTCGGCAAGCGCCTGTTCGGCGAACGCGGAGGCTTCTACGCCGCCCTCGCCATGGCCACCTCGCTCGGCCCCTACCTCTTCACCCGCTTCTACATCCCGGACATCCTCAACGCCCTTTGGATGACGCTCGGCGTCCACCTCTTCCTGATCGCGCTCGATCGCGTCCGCGACGGCCGCAGCACGGTCGCCCCCACCGTCTGGTTCAGCATCGTCATGGCGCTCAACCTGCTCACCAAGGGCCTCATCGGCGTCGTCTTTCCCATCGGCTTCGTCGTGCTGTACGCGCTCTGCACGCGCCAGCTCTCCGCGCTCCGCCGCATGCACCCGGTGCTGAACGCGGCAGTCTTCTGCGCCGTCGCTCTGCCGTGGCACATCCTCGCCGCCCTGCGAAACCCCGCCATCCCCATGCCCGCCGGCACCGGCCTGCCCGCGCGCGCCGGCTGGTTCTGGTTCTACGTCATCAACGAGCACTTCCTGCGCTTCCAGGGCAAGCGCATCCCGCACGACTACGGCCAGGTCCCCATCCCCATCTTCTGGTCCATGTTCGTGCTCTGGCTCATGCCGTGGTCTATCGTGCTGCCCGCCGCGCTCAGTCAGTCGTTCCGCATCTGGCAGCACCGCACGTCCGAAACCTTTCTCCGCAAGCAGAGCACGCTCACCCTCGTGCTCTGGTCCGGCATGGTCCTCGGCTTCTTCACGCTCTCCTCGCGCCAGGAGTACTACTCGCTCCCCGCTCTCCCCGCCCTGGCCCTCATGGCCGGCGGCGTCCTCGCAGCCGCCTCTGCCGACGCCCGCATCCGCCGCTCCATCCTTCTCTGGACGCAGTACCTCCTGCTCCCGCTCTGCCTGCTGATCGCGGTCGTCTGCGGCACCCTCGGCATCCTCTCGCACCCGCCCGCGCCCGGAACCGACATCTCCGAAGTCCTCTCCACCAGCAGCCTCGAGCAGTACCAGGTCTCGCTCGGCCACCTGCACGACCTCACCACCCGCGCCATGGGCTTCTTCCGCGCGCCGCTACTCTGGGTCGCCGTCGGCATGCTCATCGTCGGCCCCGCCGCCTGGTGGCTCCGCCGCCGCAGCCAGCACCACCTGGCCAACCTCACCATGTCCGCCGGCATGGTCGTCGTTCTTCTCTGCGTCCACAGCGGCCTCGCTCGCTTCTATCCCATTCTCGGCTCCCGCGAGATCGCCCAAGAGGTCAACCAGGTCCTCCAACCCAACGACCGCCTTATGGTCGACGGCGAGCTCGTCCTCGGCTCGTCCATGCTCTTCTACACGCAGCACCCCATGCTCTTGGTCAACGGCCGCGTCAACGGCCCATGGTTCGGCTCCTTCTGGCCCGACGCGCCGCCCATCTTCGCCACCGAAGCCGACCTGCACCGCGCCTGGACCGGCCCGGAACGCATCTTCCTGCTCACTTATGAAAAGGGCCGCGCCGCCGACCTGGGCCGCCTCGGCCCCACCCGCGTCTTCGCTGCGTCCGGCGGCAAACTCGTGCTCACCAACCGATAG
- a CDS encoding cysteine desulfurase family protein, producing the protein MPRIYLDNNATTPVLPEVVVAMQPWWTERFGNASAVHSHGRDAREAVDHAREQVAALIGARANEITFTGSGTEADNQAIFGTLAAGDHLMTSSIEHHAVLHAAHEAERRGAEVTIVDPDRDGVVQVDAIRAALRHNTKLISLMLANNETGVLQPVQELAALARERGILVHTDAVQCGGKLPIRVRDLGCDLLSLSAHKMHAPQGVGALWVRRGLQIRPLLFGGPHERQRRAGTENVPGIVGFGEAASLASAWLTTEGAELEHKRRQFESELLRRVAGATIHGVEVARLPNTTSVRFDGVDAEALVIAMDLRGVSISGGSACTSGAVEPSHVLRAMGLSDAEARSTVRISMSRLTTWDELEAALTALVETVERLRSIG; encoded by the coding sequence ATGCCGCGCATTTACCTGGACAACAACGCGACCACGCCAGTTCTGCCGGAGGTGGTTGTGGCCATGCAGCCATGGTGGACCGAGCGCTTTGGCAACGCGTCTGCCGTGCATTCGCACGGCCGCGACGCGCGCGAAGCTGTGGATCATGCGCGGGAACAGGTCGCTGCCTTGATCGGTGCACGCGCGAACGAGATCACATTCACGGGCAGCGGCACCGAAGCGGATAACCAGGCGATCTTTGGCACGCTTGCTGCGGGCGATCACCTGATGACTTCGAGCATTGAGCACCATGCCGTGCTGCATGCTGCGCATGAAGCTGAGCGGCGCGGCGCGGAAGTGACGATTGTCGATCCGGATCGCGATGGCGTCGTGCAAGTCGATGCGATCCGAGCGGCGCTGCGGCACAACACGAAGCTGATCAGCCTGATGCTGGCCAACAATGAAACGGGTGTTCTGCAGCCGGTGCAGGAATTGGCGGCGCTGGCGCGCGAGCGCGGCATTCTGGTGCACACCGACGCTGTGCAGTGCGGTGGCAAGCTGCCGATCCGCGTACGTGATCTGGGCTGCGATCTCCTAAGTCTTTCGGCGCACAAGATGCACGCGCCGCAAGGCGTCGGCGCGCTTTGGGTGCGCCGTGGATTGCAGATTCGGCCACTGCTGTTTGGGGGACCGCATGAGCGGCAGCGCCGTGCCGGCACGGAGAACGTTCCAGGCATCGTTGGCTTCGGCGAAGCGGCTTCGCTTGCCTCAGCTTGGCTTACCACCGAGGGTGCTGAGCTTGAGCACAAGCGTCGGCAGTTTGAGAGCGAGCTGCTGCGACGCGTTGCGGGAGCGACGATTCACGGCGTCGAGGTTGCGCGGCTGCCTAACACGACGTCGGTGCGGTTCGACGGCGTGGATGCGGAGGCTCTGGTGATTGCGATGGATCTGCGCGGTGTCTCGATCAGCGGTGGATCCGCTTGCACGTCGGGGGCTGTCGAGCCATCGCATGTGTTGCGTGCGATGGGGTTGAGTGATGCGGAGGCGCGGTCGACGGTTCGGATTTCGATGTCCCGGCTCACGACTTGGGACGAGCTTGAAGCGGCGCTGACGGCTCTGGTTGAAACGGTGGAGCGGCTGCGCTCGATCGGGTAA
- a CDS encoding nuclear transport factor 2 family protein codes for MRNMNRRAVRALCFGSMLGIGCMCAASAQLAEEQAVLAPIRAMFDGMSKRDATAIKAPTLPGGAMVLMRDGKATQMTFESFAERVGKPGTTAIEERIHNPLVRIDNDLAVVWAPFEFLVDGKVDHCGTDLFDMVRVDGKWVIASVADTGTKACASR; via the coding sequence ATGCGCAACATGAACAGGCGTGCGGTGCGGGCTCTCTGCTTCGGATCGATGCTGGGCATCGGTTGTATGTGTGCTGCCTCTGCTCAATTGGCAGAAGAGCAGGCTGTGCTGGCGCCGATCCGGGCTATGTTCGACGGGATGTCGAAGCGGGATGCGACGGCGATCAAGGCGCCGACGCTGCCGGGCGGTGCGATGGTGCTGATGCGCGACGGCAAAGCAACGCAGATGACGTTTGAATCCTTTGCGGAACGCGTTGGCAAGCCAGGCACGACGGCGATCGAGGAGCGCATCCACAATCCACTTGTCCGCATCGACAACGATCTTGCCGTGGTCTGGGCGCCTTTCGAGTTTTTGGTCGACGGCAAGGTCGACCACTGCGGCACAGACCTGTTTGACATGGTGCGCGTGGATGGCAAATGGGTGATCGCCAGCGTTGCGGATACGGGTACAAAGGCCTGCGCGTCACGCTGA
- a CDS encoding 3-keto-disaccharide hydrolase → MRIRSILLLLAVSAGSLAAAAQTPAIPKHGPGLQLFDGKDLNGFDVFLKDTGLNSDANHVFAVEHGVIHVSGKQMGYIITKQEYSNYYLRAEFKWGEGTYGEREGKARDSGILYNIQGPNKVWPRSVEFQINEGCTGDFWMTDGAALTGRDGTRVTGPAGGAYKIDRINKGPYENVAGYRDPVNEVEKPHGEWNVLELVNRNGHVWQYVNGKLANEGTDAFPTSGKILFQSEGSELYFRNLVLYPLL, encoded by the coding sequence ATGCGCATCCGATCCATTCTTCTTCTCCTGGCCGTCAGCGCAGGCTCGCTGGCAGCCGCGGCGCAAACACCAGCCATTCCGAAGCACGGACCCGGCCTGCAGTTGTTCGACGGCAAAGACCTGAACGGCTTCGATGTCTTCCTGAAAGACACCGGCCTGAACTCTGACGCGAACCATGTCTTCGCCGTCGAGCACGGCGTGATACACGTTTCAGGCAAGCAGATGGGCTACATCATCACCAAGCAGGAGTATTCCAACTATTACCTGCGCGCCGAGTTCAAGTGGGGCGAAGGGACATACGGTGAGCGCGAAGGCAAGGCGCGCGACAGCGGCATTCTGTACAACATCCAGGGGCCGAACAAGGTGTGGCCGCGCTCGGTCGAGTTCCAGATCAACGAGGGCTGCACCGGCGACTTCTGGATGACGGATGGCGCGGCGCTCACCGGCCGCGATGGCACACGCGTGACCGGCCCGGCGGGCGGAGCTTACAAGATCGATCGCATCAACAAAGGTCCGTACGAAAACGTCGCAGGCTATCGCGACCCGGTCAACGAAGTGGAGAAGCCGCACGGCGAATGGAACGTGCTGGAGCTGGTGAATCGCAACGGCCACGTGTGGCAATACGTGAACGGCAAGCTGGCCAACGAGGGCACGGATGCCTTTCCGACGAGCGGCAAGATCCTGTTTCAGTCCGAAGGCTCGGAACTTTACTTCCGCAACCTCGTACTGTATCCGCTGCTGTAA